A single Ochrobactrum sp. BTU1 DNA region contains:
- the repA gene encoding plasmid partitioning protein RepA: MNIASKAEQVSFDDMILTQGREISRKLNLLRHENFPPDARKNLRQFSMAEAAYFLGVSPSNLKKLHLEGKGVEPIILSGGRRAYTIEQLQELRQWLDQNGRAEVKRYVPHRRGNDKLQVIGVVNFKGGSGKTTTAAHLAQHLALTGHRVLAIDLDPQASLSALHGIQPELDEFPSLYEAVRYDEQRKSIREIIRKTNFPGLDIIPAMLELQEYEYDTPLAMQNGGEGKTFWNRIAVALAEVDADYDVVVIDCPPQLGYLTLTALSAATSVLITVHPQMLDLMSMSQFLLMLGDILKTVRQAGGAVQLDWFRYLITRYEPTDVPQAQMVGFMQSMLASHMLKHQMLKSTAISDAGLTKQTLYEVERSSMNRGTYDRAMEALEGVNSEIRGLIHEAWGR; this comes from the coding sequence ATGAATATCGCAAGTAAAGCAGAGCAAGTGTCGTTTGACGACATGATATTGACGCAAGGTCGAGAGATCTCGCGCAAGCTCAATCTGCTGCGTCATGAAAACTTCCCGCCAGATGCGCGCAAGAATTTGCGTCAATTCTCTATGGCAGAAGCTGCCTATTTCCTTGGTGTGTCTCCGAGCAATTTGAAAAAGCTGCATCTGGAAGGAAAAGGTGTTGAGCCGATTATCCTTTCGGGTGGACGTCGCGCATATACGATTGAACAGCTGCAGGAACTGCGTCAGTGGCTCGATCAGAATGGCCGCGCCGAGGTAAAGCGTTATGTTCCGCATCGCCGCGGCAACGACAAACTGCAGGTCATCGGCGTTGTGAACTTTAAAGGTGGTTCAGGCAAGACGACGACAGCTGCGCATCTGGCGCAGCATCTCGCCCTCACCGGCCATCGCGTCCTTGCAATCGATCTCGACCCGCAGGCTTCGCTGTCCGCCTTGCATGGTATTCAGCCAGAGCTCGATGAGTTTCCGTCGCTCTACGAAGCTGTTCGCTATGATGAGCAGCGCAAATCGATCCGAGAAATCATTCGCAAGACCAATTTCCCTGGTCTCGACATCATCCCTGCAATGCTGGAGCTGCAGGAATATGAATACGACACACCGCTTGCCATGCAGAACGGCGGCGAAGGCAAAACCTTCTGGAACCGTATTGCTGTAGCGCTTGCCGAGGTGGATGCCGATTATGATGTTGTCGTCATCGATTGCCCGCCGCAGCTTGGCTATCTGACGCTGACCGCCCTTTCGGCCGCTACATCAGTTCTCATCACGGTTCACCCGCAGATGCTTGATCTTATGTCGATGTCGCAGTTCCTGCTTATGCTGGGCGACATCCTCAAGACAGTTCGTCAGGCTGGTGGTGCTGTGCAGCTCGATTGGTTCCGCTATCTGATCACGCGCTATGAGCCGACAGATGTTCCTCAGGCCCAAATGGTTGGCTTCATGCAGAGCATGTTGGCATCTCACATGCTTAAGCATCAGATGCTGAAGTCAACAGCTATATCAGATGCAGGTCTCACCAAACAGACGCTCTATGAGGTTGAGCGCTCTTCGATGAACCGCGGAACTTATGATCGCGCTATGGAAGCACTAGAGGGG